In one Thioclava sp. ES.031 genomic region, the following are encoded:
- a CDS encoding invasion associated locus B family protein, producing MTKMNETAGLGARITKGAAVAVFALGCLAPAAFAQTSTADGKAKPVAKPAEVAQKAAPAQSGAQADIANNTAFGDWVVSCQAATVKKTVCRLVQEQRTKSSNQLLARFIAMPAKDGAVLIAQVPMGAYLPGGAVYRFEGKDNVKQRDMVWQTCMNGVCEAAAPLSTDELKLFAENKAILFGYKPTATGKPVVLRVSVEQFNKALDVLKKAEG from the coding sequence ATGACCAAGATGAACGAGACGGCAGGGCTGGGCGCACGGATCACGAAGGGAGCGGCCGTGGCCGTTTTCGCACTGGGCTGCCTCGCGCCTGCGGCCTTTGCCCAGACCTCCACGGCGGACGGCAAGGCCAAACCGGTGGCGAAGCCCGCCGAAGTCGCGCAGAAGGCAGCCCCCGCCCAGAGCGGAGCACAGGCCGATATCGCCAATAACACCGCCTTTGGCGACTGGGTCGTGTCCTGTCAGGCGGCGACGGTGAAGAAGACGGTCTGCCGCCTCGTGCAGGAGCAGCGCACCAAATCGTCGAACCAGCTTCTGGCTCGGTTCATTGCGATGCCAGCCAAGGATGGCGCGGTTCTGATCGCGCAGGTGCCGATGGGCGCTTACCTGCCCGGCGGCGCCGTCTATCGCTTCGAGGGCAAGGACAATGTCAAGCAGCGCGACATGGTCTGGCAGACCTGCATGAACGGCGTGTGCGAGGCCGCGGCGCCGCTCTCGACGGACGAGCTGAAGCTGTTCGCTGAAAACAAGGCGATCCTGTTCGGCTACAAGCCGACCGCCACCGGCAAGCCGGTGGTTCTGCGCGTGAGCGTGGAGCAATTCAACAAGGCGCTCGACGTGCTGAAAAAAGCGGAAGGCTGA